The DNA sequence GTGTTGATCCCAACTTGTTTAGGATTGAGGCGTAGTTGTTATTGGCCAGTGGGTTATGGTGATCATATACCTTGTGGGTGCGATTCATGTGAAGATATTGATAGACTAGAGTAAGGAGGAATTGTGATACGAATATTGAAGATGATAGGATTGGGAAAGGATGTAAATGGGGATGCATTGGGAAGTTATCGGTTAGCTGCATGATGAAAATGCTTACTACTTGTAGCTGGGAACATGACTTGAATCTGTACCATGAAGCTTCCTCCTGAATTCAGAAAAGTCCCTTTTTaagttaaagtatatgtatttaCTCAGTAATATTGAACATTTTCCTGCGGTCCAACAAAGTCATATTTTGCTTAAGAGTTTTGTAttcgttttattttattattgtttcaATAAACTTGAAATGCAGAACTTTGTAGTTTGTGTGTTATTTTTTCAGGTACGTCTAAATTTTTAACTTCTATATTTGGGAAGCAAATTATTTACTGCCAGTCACACTCTGATAATTGACCATTAGAAATTGAATGGGACTATCAGATTGAAGATAGAGAGAGTGACTTTTTTCTTcggcaagaaaaggaaaaaagtagTGAGATATATATAATTATCCGAAATAGAAAGGGTCATGTGCTGACCCGGTATCTTCAACTTTTCAAAACAGAAACAAACAAAAAGAAATAGAAAGGGAACTCTGCAAACCGATATATGATTGATGTAATGGATCCATTCTATATCTCATTTAAAAAGAATAAAGAAGAATAAGAGCAATGGGTTCAGTCAGATAGCCTTTCAAGTTAAGAGAAGATATAGTTGCCTTTCAAGTTAAGAGAAGATATAGTTGCGGAGAGCTTTGTTATTAAAGAATGTACGCAGTGGTAGCAGCAGATATCCAAGGGTAGGAATCTGGTGCCTTACACTATCTCCATTCTGTATGCGCTTGTGCTGATGTTAAGTCAAGGTGTTGTCTGATGTCTCTTTGAAGTGAGAGGGCTAGGGTGTATGGAAAGTTTTATAAAACTGTGGCAACCTTTGTATAGCATCATTAGAAGAAAAGTACGTGGGTGAGAATGGTGCTGTTGCGGATAGTTGATTTATGAGCTGTTATATGTTAAGAtgtggatagagttacctggtacctgttgctggtgggaggtggcaggtatccgtggaattagtcgaggtgcgcgcaagctggcccggacaccacggttattaaaaaaaaaatggggATCCACAAACTTCTGTGATGCCTCTATGGTAAATCGTGCTGAATTTCTTGATGCTTGCTTTTAGTAGTGGTTTCATTTCCTTTCTATCAGTAGCTCTCCATGAATGGTATCAGCTTAACTCGGGCTGATATCCTTTGAATTTAATGATACCTGGTGAGCAAGGCAAACACTATCAGGTGCTAATCTCCAAAAATAAAGGGCATAGACTAGCAGATCAAAACTTGTaacccgtttcaatttatgtgtttTGCTTTCCCTTTTAATATGTTTAAAAGAGTTTCACCTTTCTATATTTAACGTTTTTAATTTCAGCATTCCCATTTTACCCTCAATGATGCTCCCTTATAGGAAAGGCACGGGAAGTTTAAGGCCATATTCAAGGGTATTTTTGGCATGTTATACACACCTTTAGTTTAAGACCACAAGATTCAAAAGTCTTTACATTCTTAAACTTGTACCCAGTCAAACTAAGACACATAAAATGAAACGGAGAGAGTAGTAGCATTATCACATGGGATTAGGGTTAATGGAAAATAAAGGAATTTCAGGAGCTATTCATTGAGACTGGGTTTTGGCTGGACACCGAAGTTTTTAGTAATTATTACCAATCTGAAGGGCCCATATGTGGCAAATATGCTTCTGTTTTAATTCTTGTGACCATGTTGTTGTTTGTGTATTGCAGCTGGACCAGAAGGAAAATGGCATTTGATTTATAAAAGAAAAGGAAGGAtaatggtattttattgagaaaaTAAAAAGTTTAGTTTCACAACTCTAATTTCCATGACATATTATTGATCTTAACTTGTTTATACTCCAAAAATACTTGCTGTTTCTGGTAAAAGGTTTTGCTTCTATCAACACTCATTTGAGCTTTCTGTCAGCTAAGGAAACCATCTCCATATGTCTTTGAGTTGGGAATCAATTGTCAGCTGTTGTATGACAAGTAGTAGTTAATGATTGTGTGGTGGTGCTGGCATGTGTTTGTCACAAGAGATATGCTCTATATTTAGGAGGATGTAGCTGGAGATGATGTTTCCTGAATCAACAAGCTTTTGATGCTTGTATATTGAATAATATCTCTGTAGTGGTGTTGGAATTTGGTATTTAAAATGAAAGAAAGGAGTACAGTTAAGGTTTATTTGGACTGATGTGGTCTTGGATGTGTGGTTGTGGTGGACAGGGAGGAGGCAGCAGCTGGGTGGTGGAGTGGTGATATTTTAGCTGGTCGTTAATTGGTGGTTCTGTTTGTGTTGGTTTTGAATATGAGATCTGGCAGCAGAAGCCGAAGCAGGAGCCGAAGCAGGAGCCCAGTGGATCGCAAAATCCGTACACAACGGTTCTCCCACCGTGATGCACCATATAGACGGGAGTCACGTCGGGGTTTCAGGTTCTCTGGTTTTAATCATTTGTATGTTTAGCTATTCTCATTCTAGCACCTGTTGGTGGGAGCAAAGAGATCTGGGTCTGTTCGACTTGGATGGAGGCTAATTATTATATGGGTGTTTTGATATGCATGTTTGGAGTGTTGAACTGAATTTACACTTATGCTCAAGATATTTCCCTGTGCGTGTGTAATGCTGTTCTGTAATTGTTAGACTAATAATTAGACTACGCTTTGACGTGGCTGTTTGGAAACTGATTTGGCAGTCCAATGTTAGACTTCCATAAGACCCAAATGCTCAAGTGTGAAATTGGGATGATCAGTATCCCTACTGATTAGTGCCTTTTATGTTAAATACCTGGACTTATTAAGCTCAAATCTTTTATACCTTGAACTGTTACATTTTCTGATCAGTTGAAATGGATTTTGTTCAATAATGAGGTTtctcatttaaaaaaaaattgtttgttCTTTGTTAAAGCACTATTTTGCTTTGTTTTGCTAGTGAAGTTATGGATCTTATGCAGCCAGAGTCTAATAAAATCTAGCCTATCTATTTTGACCTCATACCTCACGTTTCATTTGCATACATTCCTCAATGAGTTCAGAAGGAATGTGGaaacaaaaagaattattttaataCACAGATTTCTTGGAGTATGCTATTTTACCTGCTCTTTGACTCTCTCTAACATCCGGAGTGTACAATTTTTGGCTCTTTGGTGGAAaggtttcttctttttctcatgGTTTCTGTTATTACTTGTTTATGTTTTAAGCAGTGAGAGTGGTCTCTGCAAGAACTGCAAGCGCCCCGGCCATTTTGCTCGGGAGTGCCCTAATGTTGCCATATGTCACAACTGTGGTCTCCCAGGGTAAGTATTACAATATTCTGTGTTAATTAACTACTTGTTTCCCGTCCAACCGGAAAGCATAAGCATTACTATTGCATTTACTTACTCGGAGAAACAGTTGTGCAACAGATTAAAGTTGAATCACAGAAGTTGCTAATGGCGCTGCTATATTGTCATTCTTTATTGTTTGCATGTTCCATTTATTTGCATCACTTTCTTCCAGTATACAACGCACGGAACTTAATATTTGATATAGGTACTAAGGGGCAAGATACCCTGATATCCCTTAACTTAAGTGCAGCACACTGAATAGTTTTTAGCTTACAGGTAACTAAGGGGGATATCCTGAAACCTAGTACACAGAACCGAACATGCTTTGCTGAAAACTGAAGACACTCACATCGCAAGGAAGCAACATATTGAAATGAAATACTAATAATATGTAATTTTTAGTACTTAGCTTCTAAAAGTACCCAAACAATCAAACAATCAAATTTAGCAAGTATATTAGAACTGCCAGTATATAGTAGTTGCTTACACAGGATCACTAATATAAACGTTAAACAGTAAACAAATACAAGTTAGTTTACTTGGTAACTGGCAATGTCCAGACTCGAGCTTGAGTGTTGTCTTAAAGAGTGTTGTcttaaagggaagtgtatgtgcaACATGCTGCTAGTGTTTACAAGTTGCTTGATAAAATGACTTCCTTCTTTGGCTTTCCTAATACATGTATTACTTATTCTTTCATGTATCTTTTGTTGAGAAGGTGTAGTTGTTCTATTCTATCAGTGCTTTCACGCATGTTTGTGCCCGAAATTTAGGGTCAGTAATGTTGGTAGAACAAGTTatatttattacttctttaattTTGACTTTGCCTCCAAAACTTAAACAGGCATATTGCTTCCGAGTGTACCACAAAATCTCTTTGTTGGAATTGCCGAGAGCCAGGCCACATGGCTGGAGATTGTCCAAATGAAGGAATCTGCCACACTTGTGGAAAGGCAGGACACCGTGCTAGAGACTGCGCGGCTCCTCCACTGCCTCCTGGTGACCTGAAGCTGTGCAATAACTGCTTCAAGCAAGGCCATATTGCAGTCGACTGCACCAATGACAAGGCATGCAAAAATTGTAGGAAGACTGGTCACCTGGCACGTGATTGTCAAAATGATCCTGTGTGCAACCTATGTAATATATCCGGTCATATGGCGAGAGGTTGCCCCAAGGCCGGTGCTCTTGAAGAGAGGGGTGGTGGAGCTCGCCCTGTTGGTGGGGGAGGAGGATATAGGGACATTGTATGTCGAAACTGCCAGCAAGTGGGCCACATGAGTCGAGATTGCATGCCATTGATGATCTGTCACAACTGTGGGGGAAGAGGACACCTAGCTTATGAGTGCCCCTCTGGAAGGTTTATGGACCACCCCTCGGGAAGGTTTATGGACCGCCCTTCGGGAAGGTTTATGGACCACCCCTCTGGAAGGTTTATGGACCGTTTTCCTAGGAGGTACTGACGGATAAAAGACATGCCATATCAATAGGGGGACTATTGAtgatatcttcttcttctttcctcTTTGAATTGGGATTGACATTTACTTTAGAATATCGGAATTTTGGAACTAGTTATTTTGATTTGCGTCTTTATATCTTTTGACTGGATATGATGAAACTATTATTTAGAACATGGATTGATGTAAACTATAGCGAGGCACATTTTTATTTGGTGATTCTGCTAGCTAATGGAAAGATGAGGGCATTGGTTTTTCTTGGTATTTGTGCTGTTAATTTTTATGTCAGACAGCCCTGGGTTTAGGCTCTTGCTTGTTATTTTTGGTTAGGATATCATTAACTCTTGAGTGATTTGCTGGTCTGACCTTGTTGGAGGTTATTGCTTATTCACCTAGGAGTGCACTGTTGAGTCAATGCTAGAATCTGTTTGAGgtaatttctcaaaaatagctgCTTCTTGTTGCTAATATAAGCATTACAAATATGATAGCTGGGGACACGAATTGGTGCGATTTACCGTAGTATCTTCTAACTGTCAATACTCTGTTTCGAGTGGTCATTCCTAGGGCACGAACTTCTGCTATGAGTTTTGGGACTAAGATTAAATACCCAACAAAAAATTAACAGTTTCTGTTTATTTGCCACTCTTTGCTCTCAGTAAGTTAACTTACCAGCAACCAGGACTAGAGTAAAATACAAGGGAAAtggaattttcttcttcctcttctatCAGTCTATGGGAGATTATCTTGCTAGTGTTTCAGGCGAAGGCGGTTATGTTGCTGTTGACAGttatttccttttttgttttcGGAGAAACGAATTGGTTAAGCAAGCTAAGAAGAAATAGTATTATTTTTCGCATAAGTTTAGGTGTTTGTACTACAAGTATGAGCTGTAACTGGATGTAACATGGGAATTAACGTCAACCCATCTCCAGAAATTTAACGGCGGATCTAGAATTTAGACACATGAATTCTTAGTTGAGAGAGTTCAATAATGTATATTTCTACCTACACTTATTTTTTCTCTCATGTAACTACAACATTTCCATCGAACTCGCGAACCCTTAATTGGATCAGCCACTGCTGAAACAGAACCATGACCATTAATTACAGGAGACGCCAACAAACATAGAGATGTTACCAAGCCACACAACGTAGGGTGGCCTCAATCAGCAGTGAAGTCAGAAATTTCGTAAAAATTGTGCGGGGTGCcttatttggtcgcccccattaAGCCATACCcacttttaaaatttttttaactAG is a window from the Nicotiana tomentosiformis chromosome 10, ASM39032v3, whole genome shotgun sequence genome containing:
- the LOC104089016 gene encoding cellular nucleic acid-binding protein homolog isoform X2, with translation MRSGSRSRSRSRSRSPVDRKIRTQRFSHRDAPYRRESRRGFSESGLCKNCKRPGHFARECPNVAICHNCGLPGHIASECTTKSLCWNCREPGHMAGDCPNEGICHTCGKAGHRARDCAAPPLPPGDLKLCNNCFKQGHIAVDCTNDKACKNCRKTGHLARDCQNDPVCNLCNISGHMARGCPKAGALEERGGGARPVGGGGGYRDIVCRNCQQVGHMSRDCMPLMICHNCGGRGHLAYECPSGRFMDHPSGRFMDRPSGRFMDHPSGRFMDRFPRRY
- the LOC104089016 gene encoding cellular nucleic acid-binding protein homolog isoform X1 — encoded protein: MRSGSRSRSRSRSRSPVDRKIRTQRFSHRDAPYRRESRRGFSSESGLCKNCKRPGHFARECPNVAICHNCGLPGHIASECTTKSLCWNCREPGHMAGDCPNEGICHTCGKAGHRARDCAAPPLPPGDLKLCNNCFKQGHIAVDCTNDKACKNCRKTGHLARDCQNDPVCNLCNISGHMARGCPKAGALEERGGGARPVGGGGGYRDIVCRNCQQVGHMSRDCMPLMICHNCGGRGHLAYECPSGRFMDHPSGRFMDRPSGRFMDHPSGRFMDRFPRRY